The following coding sequences are from one Fibrobacter sp. UBA4297 window:
- a CDS encoding penicillin-binding transpeptidase domain-containing protein: MERLPYAQRMRNRCIAITVLITIIVAIVHCSSKDDPEESAKAAAKQQALAADTLAQAVAPSDTNPFDESYNAEVPANENPNGLAALKGIEDEDFESAGNTAVGNDASAISTTSESTDNVRDTVHIKSQKDPSLADKIDILLRRYHPDLGVILVVNTKTNEIIAWGERRDGKVQNRPDWIGRATFPAASLAKLVTIAAAMESNRYSLNTPIPMIGRHHTLYLNQLRVPEKYNGPTMELSEAFARSANPPMAIVGKTIGAKRLTAAAAKLGYNRRFPGNVPNASSYTAPDTGYGLAEVACGFTTSTTLTPLLAAAQVRAVLTKKPLEIPWARDMAPFAPQKPIALDIGKFSENTYYGLRESMLRSVTQGTARKHMSTKNMARKNFEALRLGGKTGSLDGTDPAGRYDWFMGFAESKADPSKSIVVIVMQMHKEIRSQPATQVAATVINYWAHQNLSLKK, translated from the coding sequence ATGGAAAGACTCCCCTACGCCCAGAGAATGCGCAACCGCTGCATTGCGATTACCGTCCTCATTACGATTATTGTTGCCATTGTTCACTGTTCCTCCAAAGACGATCCAGAAGAATCCGCCAAAGCAGCAGCCAAGCAACAAGCATTAGCGGCAGACACACTCGCCCAGGCGGTAGCCCCAAGCGATACAAATCCTTTCGACGAATCGTACAACGCCGAAGTTCCAGCAAACGAAAACCCGAACGGTCTTGCCGCCCTGAAAGGCATCGAAGATGAAGACTTCGAAAGCGCAGGCAACACCGCCGTCGGAAATGATGCAAGCGCAATAAGCACAACATCCGAAAGCACAGACAACGTCCGCGATACAGTCCATATCAAGTCGCAAAAGGATCCGTCCCTCGCCGACAAAATCGACATTCTTTTACGCCGTTACCACCCGGATTTGGGCGTCATCCTCGTCGTAAACACCAAGACAAACGAAATCATCGCCTGGGGCGAACGCCGCGATGGCAAAGTGCAGAACAGGCCGGACTGGATTGGGCGCGCCACCTTCCCCGCCGCATCGCTTGCAAAACTCGTGACGATTGCCGCCGCCATGGAAAGCAACCGTTACTCGCTCAACACACCCATTCCGATGATTGGACGCCACCACACGCTTTACCTGAACCAGCTCCGCGTCCCCGAAAAATACAACGGCCCCACGATGGAACTCTCCGAAGCGTTCGCCCGTTCCGCAAACCCGCCCATGGCAATCGTCGGAAAAACTATCGGTGCAAAGCGCCTAACCGCAGCCGCGGCAAAGCTTGGCTACAACAGGCGCTTCCCAGGGAACGTTCCGAACGCATCAAGCTATACCGCCCCGGACACAGGTTACGGTCTTGCCGAAGTCGCCTGCGGATTCACCACATCGACAACGCTTACACCGCTTCTTGCAGCAGCGCAAGTCCGGGCAGTCCTCACCAAGAAGCCTCTTGAAATTCCATGGGCTCGCGACATGGCACCATTCGCCCCGCAAAAGCCGATTGCCCTCGACATCGGAAAGTTCAGCGAAAACACGTACTACGGCCTCCGTGAATCCATGCTCCGCTCAGTAACGCAGGGCACCGCCCGCAAGCACATGTCCACAAAGAACATGGCTCGCAAGAACTTCGAGGCCCTCCGCCTCGGCGGAAAGACAGGTTCCCTCGATGGGACAGATCCCGCCGGCCGTTACGACTGGTTTATGGGTTTTGCAGAATCCAAGGCAGACCCGAGCAAATCCATTGTCGTTATCGTGATGCAGATGCACAAGGAAATTCGTTCGCAACCGGCTACGCAAGTGGCCGCAACCGTTATCAATTACTGGGCGCACCAAAACCTTAGTCTAAAAAAATAA
- the orn gene encoding oligoribonuclease, translating into MPKSSRNLVWMDLEMSGLFPEKDVILEIATIVTDANLNILAEGPVIAIHQPENVFESMDEWNTRHHNQSGLVDRCRRSQYSLKDAELETLRFIKPFTEKGKNILCGNSITQDRRFLYKYMPEISEWLCYRNIDVSSIKELSYRWYPNLEDFQKEKRHEALNDIRESIAELAYYRKTIFK; encoded by the coding sequence ATGCCAAAAAGCTCCCGAAATTTAGTCTGGATGGACCTGGAAATGTCAGGCCTCTTTCCCGAAAAAGATGTCATTCTCGAAATTGCAACCATTGTTACCGACGCCAACTTGAACATTCTCGCCGAAGGCCCCGTCATTGCCATCCACCAGCCCGAAAACGTTTTCGAAAGCATGGACGAATGGAACACGCGGCACCACAACCAGAGCGGACTTGTGGACCGCTGTCGCCGTTCGCAGTATTCCCTCAAGGACGCCGAACTCGAGACGCTCCGATTCATCAAGCCGTTTACCGAAAAAGGAAAGAACATCCTCTGCGGAAATTCCATCACGCAGGACAGGCGTTTTTTGTACAAGTACATGCCCGAAATTTCGGAATGGCTCTGCTACAGGAATATCGACGTGAGTTCCATCAAGGAACTCTCTTACCGCTGGTACCCGAACCTCGAAGATTTTCAGAAAGAAAAACGCCACGAAGCCTTAAACGATATCCGCGAAAGCATCGCCGAACTCGCCTACTACCGAAAGACCATCTTCAAGTAA
- the fabF gene encoding beta-ketoacyl-ACP synthase II, whose translation MENVVITGMGCVSSLGNSPELLWQNLLQGKSGIAPIQRFDASAYTSRMASEIREFDASEIYSTRDQSRFSRCIQYAVYSAFQALKMAGIAPENENPERCGAIIGSSIGGLQYCYDAAVALSNRGPSRVSPFYIPMAIVNMPAGEVCNKTGWMGPSYTVTSACATSNHSIANAYDMIRLGRCDVMLAGGADETVNPLSLAGFTSMKAVSKRNDAPEQASRPFDKDRDGFVIGEGAAVLVLESESHAKARGANILARIAGVGASSDAHHISAPRPDGKGVMLAMANAMKEAGIEAKDISYINTHGTSTPLGDIAECSAIETLFKQSSASALENLKVNSSKSMIGHCLGAAGALESVVTIMSVMNQKIHGTLNVFEQDPAIHLDVCANGAVNQKIDYAMSNGFGFGGQNGVIIFARN comes from the coding sequence ATGGAAAATGTTGTTATTACAGGTATGGGCTGCGTTTCCTCTCTCGGAAACTCCCCCGAATTATTGTGGCAGAACTTGCTCCAGGGTAAGTCTGGCATTGCTCCCATTCAGCGTTTCGACGCTTCCGCTTACACTTCTCGCATGGCTAGCGAAATTCGTGAGTTCGACGCTTCAGAAATCTACAGCACCAGAGACCAGTCCAGGTTCTCCCGCTGCATCCAGTATGCCGTTTACTCGGCATTCCAGGCCTTGAAGATGGCCGGCATCGCTCCGGAAAACGAAAATCCGGAACGTTGCGGTGCTATCATTGGTAGCAGTATCGGTGGTTTGCAGTATTGCTATGATGCCGCTGTGGCTCTCAGCAATCGTGGTCCGTCCCGCGTTTCTCCGTTCTATATTCCGATGGCTATCGTGAATATGCCGGCTGGTGAAGTTTGCAACAAGACTGGCTGGATGGGTCCGTCCTACACGGTCACTTCCGCTTGCGCAACTTCCAACCACTCCATCGCCAATGCCTATGACATGATTCGTCTCGGCCGCTGCGATGTGATGCTCGCTGGTGGTGCCGACGAAACGGTGAACCCGCTCAGCCTCGCTGGCTTTACCAGCATGAAGGCCGTCAGCAAGCGCAATGACGCTCCGGAACAGGCTTCCCGCCCGTTCGATAAGGATCGCGATGGCTTCGTAATCGGTGAAGGCGCTGCAGTCCTCGTGCTCGAAAGCGAATCTCACGCTAAGGCTCGTGGTGCAAATATTCTCGCCCGTATCGCTGGTGTCGGTGCAAGCTCTGACGCTCACCACATCTCCGCTCCGCGTCCGGATGGCAAGGGTGTGATGCTCGCAATGGCCAACGCCATGAAGGAAGCTGGCATCGAAGCTAAGGATATTAGCTATATTAATACTCACGGTACATCCACACCGCTCGGTGACATTGCAGAATGCTCTGCCATCGAAACGCTCTTCAAGCAGTCCTCTGCATCGGCTCTCGAAAACCTCAAGGTTAATTCGTCCAAGTCCATGATCGGCCACTGCCTGGGTGCTGCAGGTGCTCTCGAATCCGTCGTGACCATCATGTCTGTTATGAATCAGAAGATCCATGGTACACTCAACGTGTTCGAACAGGATCCGGCAATTCACCTTGATGTCTGCGCAAATGGCGCCGTCAACCAGAAGATTGACTACGCTATGAGCAACGGCTTTGGCTTCGGAGGCCAAAATGGAGTTATCATTTTCGCGAGGAATTAA
- a CDS encoding sodium-dependent transporter has product MNERENFKSRLGFILIAAGCAIGLGNVWRFPFITGQYGGAAFVLIYLFFLLIFGFPILVMEFAVGRSAKRGVGRSFAILEKPGQKWHYAGIPMIAGNYLLMMFYTTVTGWMLYYFYRMVTMGDLMKMTPAEVGAEFGKMLGNGPLLSFWMVVATFAGLSIVALGLQRGVERITKTMMSALLVIMLILMVRALTLPGAGEGLKFYLLPDFAKLKEAGIGEVVFAALGQSFFTLSIGIGSMSIFGSYIKKKHSLLTEAAHICVLDTGVALIAGLIIIPACFAFGLKPDAGPGLIFATLPNVFAQMPAGRICGAAFFLFMSFAALSTLVAVFENIIAYWMDVRNVERKKAVKWNFVAITILSLPCALGFNVLSGFEPFGPGSCVLDLEDFLVSNTLLPLGSLVFVLFCNSRYGWGQFKFISEANLGVGMKFPKLKILHLYFKWGLPIIISVIFVLGYMQKFAPSLYNKIFE; this is encoded by the coding sequence ATGAACGAAAGAGAGAATTTTAAATCCCGCTTAGGTTTCATTTTGATTGCAGCCGGTTGCGCTATCGGGCTTGGCAACGTTTGGCGTTTCCCGTTTATCACGGGACAGTATGGCGGTGCCGCCTTTGTGCTGATTTACCTCTTTTTCCTCTTGATTTTTGGTTTCCCAATTCTCGTGATGGAATTTGCTGTTGGCCGTTCTGCTAAGCGTGGCGTGGGCCGTTCGTTTGCCATTCTTGAAAAGCCTGGGCAAAAGTGGCATTATGCGGGTATCCCGATGATTGCCGGTAACTACCTCCTGATGATGTTTTACACGACGGTGACAGGGTGGATGCTCTATTACTTCTACCGTATGGTGACGATGGGCGACCTCATGAAGATGACGCCTGCAGAAGTCGGTGCTGAGTTTGGCAAAATGCTCGGGAATGGTCCTTTGCTCTCGTTCTGGATGGTTGTGGCGACTTTTGCTGGGCTTTCGATTGTGGCGCTTGGACTCCAGCGCGGTGTGGAACGCATCACGAAGACGATGATGTCTGCGCTCCTTGTCATTATGCTCATCTTGATGGTCCGCGCGCTCACGCTCCCGGGGGCAGGCGAAGGCCTCAAGTTCTACTTGTTGCCGGACTTTGCAAAGCTCAAGGAAGCAGGGATTGGCGAGGTCGTGTTTGCGGCTCTTGGCCAGTCGTTCTTTACGCTTAGCATTGGCATTGGCTCCATGAGCATTTTCGGTAGCTACATCAAGAAGAAACATTCGCTTTTGACCGAAGCGGCTCATATATGCGTGCTTGATACAGGTGTAGCTTTGATTGCTGGGCTTATCATTATTCCGGCGTGCTTTGCGTTTGGACTCAAGCCGGATGCAGGTCCGGGGCTTATTTTTGCAACGCTCCCGAACGTGTTTGCGCAGATGCCTGCGGGTCGTATTTGCGGTGCGGCGTTCTTTCTCTTCATGTCTTTTGCGGCTCTTTCGACGCTTGTGGCTGTGTTCGAAAACATTATCGCTTACTGGATGGATGTGCGCAATGTGGAACGCAAGAAGGCGGTGAAGTGGAACTTTGTCGCAATTACGATTTTGTCGCTCCCGTGTGCGCTCGGCTTTAACGTGCTTTCGGGCTTTGAACCGTTTGGTCCGGGAAGTTGCGTTCTGGATTTGGAGGACTTCCTCGTTTCGAATACGTTGTTGCCGTTGGGTTCGCTTGTGTTCGTGTTGTTCTGTAATTCCCGCTATGGCTGGGGGCAGTTCAAGTTTATTTCTGAAGCGAATTTGGGTGTGGGCATGAAGTTTCCGAAGTTAAAGATCTTGCACCTTTACTTCAAGTGGGGCTTGCCGATTATCATTTCCGTGATTTTTGTGCTCGGGTACATGCAAAAGTTCGCTCCGAGCTTGTACAACAAGATTTTTGAGTAA
- a CDS encoding phosphatidylglycerophosphatase A family protein, with product MNREELKEKYGKKRIPHEWRKTDWFTTLVVTFFGSGMSPKAPGTMGSLTAAIVAYPMAVLASHLFNGKESLSLPLHISKTQSEFPINLFFLIAALFVFFAAIPFVKKAMKDTGTEDPGWIVIDEVCGIFMALAFFPTDIIVAHPWFLAIAFGLFRFFDILKPLGIHKMEKLPGAWGVMADDLLGGVYSGILLWLSAVGIYALSFS from the coding sequence ATGAATCGAGAAGAACTTAAAGAAAAGTATGGCAAGAAGCGCATTCCGCACGAATGGCGCAAAACGGACTGGTTCACCACCCTCGTCGTGACGTTTTTCGGCTCGGGAATGAGCCCGAAGGCCCCCGGTACCATGGGAAGCCTCACCGCAGCGATTGTCGCCTACCCCATGGCGGTCCTAGCCAGCCATCTTTTTAACGGGAAAGAAAGCCTGTCTTTACCTCTGCATATAAGCAAAACGCAAAGCGAATTTCCAATCAATTTATTTTTTCTTATCGCCGCCCTATTCGTATTCTTTGCCGCCATTCCCTTCGTGAAAAAAGCGATGAAGGATACCGGCACTGAAGACCCCGGCTGGATTGTGATTGACGAAGTCTGCGGGATTTTCATGGCACTCGCCTTCTTCCCTACCGATATAATCGTTGCCCACCCTTGGTTTTTAGCGATTGCGTTCGGACTTTTCCGATTCTTCGACATTTTAAAACCCCTCGGCATCCATAAAATGGAAAAACTCCCCGGTGCTTGGGGAGTCATGGCCGATGACTTGCTCGGCGGTGTTTATTCTGGAATCCTACTCTGGCTCAGTGCCGTCGGCATCTACGCTTTATCATTTTCCTGA
- the hflX gene encoding GTPase HflX, with protein MEEPKKKGSKPVENKKEQERCILVGIATPKIRPWLAGEQLAELGRLAETAGAYVTRSFLQRVQNFSPATLIGEGKVGEVKRALEEDNAKMVVFDDDLSGSQVRNLEERMPGIKVLDRTGLILDIFAKHAVTAESRLMVEVAQLQYMMPRLTGAWTHLCRQHNGGIGTKGPGETQLETDRRMIRKRIQELKKKLEKIEDAREQQADKRNDIFQVGIVGYTNAGKSTLTNRLTGADVYVEDKLFATLDSTTRKLFLDGENIILSDTVGFIRKLPHNLIETFKSTLGVAAHADCILEVVDGSAPDYRDHLEVTHKTLESIIDKDTPRLRVFNKVEVASEARRTELLQNYPDAIQISAKENIGMERLRAAFKEQLERWHEKRAAAEAKEKEIAEMPWPEVGG; from the coding sequence ATGGAAGAACCTAAGAAAAAAGGCTCGAAGCCGGTCGAAAACAAGAAAGAACAGGAACGATGCATTCTAGTGGGCATCGCCACACCCAAAATTCGTCCGTGGCTTGCTGGCGAACAGCTTGCAGAACTTGGCCGCCTCGCCGAAACAGCGGGTGCATACGTTACACGTAGTTTTTTGCAACGCGTTCAGAATTTTAGCCCGGCAACGCTCATTGGCGAAGGCAAGGTGGGCGAAGTCAAGCGCGCTCTCGAAGAAGACAACGCCAAGATGGTCGTTTTTGACGACGACCTCTCAGGTTCTCAAGTCCGCAATCTTGAAGAACGCATGCCCGGTATCAAGGTTCTCGACCGCACAGGACTTATTCTCGATATTTTCGCAAAGCACGCCGTCACGGCAGAAAGCCGCCTGATGGTCGAAGTAGCGCAATTGCAATACATGATGCCGCGACTCACCGGTGCGTGGACGCACCTTTGCCGCCAGCACAATGGCGGCATCGGCACCAAGGGGCCGGGCGAGACGCAGCTCGAAACGGACCGCCGCATGATCCGCAAGCGCATCCAGGAACTCAAGAAAAAGCTGGAGAAAATCGAAGACGCCCGCGAGCAGCAAGCAGATAAACGAAATGATATTTTCCAAGTTGGCATTGTCGGTTACACGAACGCAGGCAAGTCTACGCTTACGAACCGCTTGACAGGTGCTGATGTGTATGTTGAAGACAAACTCTTTGCCACGCTCGACAGCACCACGCGAAAGCTATTCCTCGATGGCGAAAACATCATCCTTTCCGATACGGTCGGATTCATCCGCAAGCTCCCCCACAACTTGATTGAAACGTTCAAGAGCACGCTCGGCGTGGCCGCCCATGCGGACTGCATCTTGGAAGTCGTTGACGGAAGCGCCCCGGACTACCGCGATCATTTGGAAGTCACGCACAAGACGCTCGAAAGCATTATCGACAAGGATACGCCGCGCCTCCGCGTTTTCAACAAGGTCGAAGTCGCAAGCGAAGCGCGCCGCACAGAGCTCTTGCAGAACTATCCTGACGCCATCCAAATCAGCGCAAAAGAGAACATCGGCATGGAGCGCTTACGCGCCGCCTTCAAGGAACAGCTCGAACGCTGGCACGAAAAACGCGCCGCCGCCGAAGCAAAAGAAAAGGAAATTGCAGAAATGCCGTGGCCGGAGGTAGGGGGATGA
- a CDS encoding InlB B-repeat-containing protein, whose amino-acid sequence MRKKICLGMGATLAFAMSVYAQNYKINKVGNDEEKSFNVMLNQAVVSEAPMGSWLDIAPIIPEGKVFVGFTVYDEYGDAYNQRKVSTAEKTDSKFLMPAHDVFVSASFESLRYYLTVKNTDNGNITLSFNDRYRDRTKPGVKVTVNPNPANGYKVASVSVSRSLDSNAVVPCVAVEPGSAINPGMWGMGSTAVEGSCSFDMPNFDVEISATFVAESADLSSSSVEVVSSSSETLASSSSVELSSSSETPSSSSVALSSSSEILSSSSEVQSSSSSVVASSSSVAPSSSSVTPSSSSATRSSSSVAPVSSSSVKSEPSSSSKPASSSSVKPASSSSAKAVSSSSVKASSSSAKPASSSSAKAASSSSAKPASSSSSAKAASSSSVKASSSSAKPASSSSKKAASSSSKKVESSSSVIPDIVVEAVGTEEDMPSCTVKRENMTYYITELKTVFVCKSRIWTKFNPGMGLEKNAPVAKFSALVNGRQLQIAGAKIGAEVNLLDMQGRVMYNSRVNTANFSMCVPRSGFYVLRIGTQQRIINAR is encoded by the coding sequence ATGAGGAAGAAAATCTGCCTTGGAATGGGGGCGACGCTTGCGTTCGCCATGAGCGTTTATGCTCAAAATTATAAAATCAACAAAGTCGGAAACGATGAAGAAAAATCGTTTAACGTCATGCTAAACCAAGCTGTTGTTAGCGAAGCGCCTATGGGATCTTGGCTTGATATAGCTCCAATCATTCCCGAAGGAAAAGTCTTTGTAGGCTTTACTGTTTACGATGAATACGGTGATGCTTACAATCAGCGAAAAGTTTCTACAGCAGAAAAAACGGATTCAAAGTTTTTAATGCCGGCACATGATGTCTTTGTTTCGGCTTCGTTTGAATCTTTACGTTATTATCTTACTGTAAAGAATACGGATAACGGAAATATAACGCTTTCATTTAATGACCGTTATCGCGATCGTACTAAGCCCGGCGTGAAGGTGACGGTGAATCCGAATCCGGCTAATGGCTATAAAGTGGCATCGGTTAGCGTGAGTCGTTCTCTAGACTCCAATGCTGTTGTGCCTTGCGTTGCTGTTGAACCTGGTTCCGCTATAAATCCTGGAATGTGGGGTATGGGTAGCACTGCTGTTGAGGGAAGTTGCTCTTTTGATATGCCTAATTTTGATGTCGAAATAAGCGCTACTTTTGTTGCAGAGTCCGCCGATCTGTCCTCCTCAAGTGTGGAAGTAGTTTCGTCAAGCAGTGAAACGCTTGCCTCGAGTTCTAGCGTTGAGCTTTCTAGTTCTTCTGAAACGCCTTCTTCGTCTAGCGTTGCGCTGTCTAGCTCTAGCGAAATTCTTTCAAGTTCTAGCGAAGTTCAGTCCTCTAGCAGTTCTGTAGTTGCATCGAGCTCAAGCGTTGCTCCTTCCAGCTCATCTGTGACGCCATCGTCATCTAGCGCAACTCGCTCTAGCTCTAGTGTGGCTCCTGTATCTTCTAGCAGTGTCAAGTCTGAACCTTCGAGCAGCTCGAAACCAGCTTCTAGTTCTTCTGTCAAGCCGGCTTCTAGCTCTAGCGCAAAGGCTGTATCGTCTAGCAGCGTTAAGGCTTCTTCGAGCAGTGCCAAGCCTGCGTCTTCAAGTAGTGCGAAGGCTGCATCGAGTTCTTCTGCAAAACCGGCATCTTCTAGCTCAAGCGCAAAGGCTGCTTCGTCTAGCAGCGTTAAGGCTTCTTCAAGCAGCGCTAAACCCGCATCATCGAGCAGCAAAAAAGCGGCCTCTTCTAGTTCGAAGAAGGTTGAATCGAGCTCTAGTGTGATTCCGGATATTGTTGTCGAAGCTGTGGGTACAGAAGAAGATATGCCGAGCTGTACGGTAAAACGTGAAAACATGACTTATTATATTACTGAATTGAAAACTGTATTTGTATGTAAATCTAGAATTTGGACAAAGTTTAATCCCGGCATGGGCTTAGAAAAAAATGCGCCTGTTGCAAAATTCTCTGCACTGGTGAACGGGCGCCAACTCCAAATTGCGGGTGCTAAAATCGGTGCTGAAGTTAATTTACTCGATATGCAAGGTCGTGTGATGTACAATAGTCGTGTGAATACGGCGAACTTCTCGATGTGTGTTCCTCGTAGCGGGTTCTATGTGCTCCGCATCGGTACGCAGCAGAGAATCATAAACGCTCGATAA
- a CDS encoding glycine--tRNA ligase: MAKKVQDALKDIISLCKRRGFIFPGSEIYDGLANTWDYGPYGVELKRNIKNLWWKKFVTSRHDVLGLDSSILLNPRVWKASGHVGNFSDPLVDCLACHERFRADQLLEEKLGEGCCAGKNFDEVHQMMVDNKIECPTCGKTDWTKPRAFNLMFQTEIGVIEGEGNKVYLRPETAQGIFVDFRNIVDNVRPRIPFGVGQIGKSFRNEITPGNFIFRTREFEQMELEYFCEPGTELDWYNFWRKYCFEWLVNDLGVKREKLRLREHAKEELSHYSNGTTDIEYEFPFGWGELWGIASRTNYDLTQHQNESKVKQEYIDPVQNKRYIPYVVEPSLGVERLLLVLLCNAYEVEKLENDERTVLHFDPKVAPVKVAVLPLVKKGKVKEKAEELYQKLLNRWNVEYDETQSIGKRYRRQDELGTPFCVTVDFDTVGEGESDPAKLGYVTVRERDSMKQELVAIDKLEAYLFEKLGC; the protein is encoded by the coding sequence ATGGCAAAGAAAGTTCAGGATGCCCTCAAGGACATCATCTCCCTCTGCAAACGCCGCGGCTTCATTTTCCCCGGCTCCGAAATTTACGATGGCCTCGCCAATACTTGGGACTACGGTCCGTATGGCGTGGAACTCAAGCGCAACATCAAGAATCTCTGGTGGAAGAAGTTCGTGACTTCCCGCCACGATGTGCTTGGTCTCGATAGCTCTATTCTTTTGAATCCCCGCGTTTGGAAGGCTTCTGGCCACGTGGGTAACTTCTCTGACCCGCTCGTGGACTGCCTCGCTTGCCACGAACGTTTCCGCGCTGACCAGCTCCTCGAAGAAAAGCTCGGTGAAGGTTGCTGCGCTGGCAAGAATTTTGACGAAGTTCACCAGATGATGGTGGACAACAAGATCGAATGCCCGACTTGCGGCAAGACCGATTGGACAAAGCCGCGTGCTTTCAACCTCATGTTCCAGACTGAAATCGGCGTGATTGAAGGCGAAGGCAACAAGGTCTATCTCCGTCCGGAAACCGCTCAGGGTATCTTCGTGGACTTCCGCAACATCGTTGACAACGTCCGCCCGCGCATTCCGTTCGGTGTCGGTCAGATCGGTAAGTCTTTCCGTAACGAAATTACTCCGGGTAACTTCATCTTCCGTACTCGCGAATTCGAACAGATGGAACTCGAATACTTCTGCGAACCGGGTACTGAACTCGATTGGTACAACTTCTGGCGCAAGTACTGCTTCGAATGGCTCGTGAACGATCTCGGCGTGAAACGTGAAAAGCTCCGCCTCCGCGAACATGCCAAGGAAGAACTTTCTCACTACTCCAACGGTACCACCGACATCGAATACGAATTCCCGTTCGGTTGGGGCGAACTCTGGGGTATCGCAAGCCGCACGAACTACGACCTCACGCAGCACCAGAATGAATCCAAGGTCAAGCAGGAATACATCGACCCGGTCCAGAACAAGCGCTACATCCCGTACGTTGTCGAACCGTCTCTCGGTGTGGAACGTTTGCTCCTCGTGCTTCTCTGCAACGCTTATGAAGTGGAAAAGCTCGAAAATGACGAACGTACCGTTCTCCACTTCGATCCGAAGGTCGCTCCGGTCAAGGTTGCCGTGCTTCCGCTCGTGAAGAAGGGCAAGGTCAAGGAAAAGGCCGAAGAACTTTATCAGAAGCTCCTCAACCGCTGGAACGTCGAGTACGACGAAACGCAGTCCATCGGTAAGCGCTACCGCCGTCAGGACGAACTCGGCACGCCGTTCTGCGTGACCGTCGACTTCGATACTGTTGGCGAAGGTGAATCCGATCCGGCAAAGCTTGGCTACGTGACTGTTCGCGAACGCGACTCCATGAAGCAAGAACTCGTCGCTATCGACAAACTCGAAGCTTACCTCTTCGAAAAGCTCGGCTGCTAA
- a CDS encoding DMT family transporter → MYKIYYFVVEGDVKLYYLVLLLAIVCETAGTTLLKMSEQFTRVVPTVASLLCYVAALYFLSVCLKTIPIAVAYAIWSALGVAFITIIGIVAFKQVPDIGACIGLLLIVSGVVVLNLFSKMDVH, encoded by the coding sequence TTGTATAAAATTTATTATTTTGTAGTAGAAGGAGATGTAAAATTGTATTATTTGGTACTTTTGCTTGCAATTGTCTGTGAAACAGCTGGAACGACTTTGCTTAAAATGTCGGAACAGTTTACGCGTGTTGTGCCAACGGTTGCATCACTGCTTTGCTATGTGGCGGCCCTCTATTTCTTGAGCGTATGCCTAAAAACTATTCCGATTGCGGTTGCTTATGCAATTTGGTCCGCTCTAGGGGTTGCTTTTATTACGATAATCGGAATTGTGGCTTTTAAGCAGGTTCCTGATATTGGGGCTTGCATTGGGCTACTTTTGATTGTTTCAGGTGTTGTTGTGTTAAACTTGTTCTCGAAAATGGATGTGCATTGA
- a CDS encoding FISUMP domain-containing protein yields the protein MKVQHFIPLICSLVIGCHTDSGVSPAPYLSNISPSYQCSRGDMPDCTKEREGMAVAFISYSPGKVMVCSDGMWTYLKDISYDDARKLPKYDRKAEDASKILVERGSVTDSRDGRTYKTVKIGSQTWFAENLEYGYEGYEDYYSLCFITSGSRGCLYTWEDLNDIGFSRNGVCPSGYHVPSKEDWNLLIETAGGYQYAGIALQADDGFSKDSYSFSVYPSGYYDSDASYIRDRYSLSNEIAPFWTSTRVEYSNSNAFSVLFNKGSSDVSIRKAVVSDGYAVRCLKD from the coding sequence ATGAAAGTACAACATTTTATTCCCTTAATCTGTTCGCTGGTGATCGGTTGTCATACTGATAGCGGCGTCAGTCCCGCGCCTTATCTTTCGAATATATCGCCTTCTTATCAATGCAGTAGAGGCGATATGCCTGATTGCACCAAAGAGAGGGAAGGCATGGCCGTTGCTTTTATTTCGTATTCACCAGGAAAAGTTATGGTCTGCTCCGATGGAATGTGGACATATCTTAAAGATATATCTTACGATGATGCAAGAAAACTTCCTAAGTACGATCGTAAAGCGGAGGACGCTTCCAAAATTCTCGTGGAACGGGGCTCTGTTACTGATTCACGAGATGGACGAACCTATAAGACCGTAAAAATAGGGTCGCAAACTTGGTTTGCCGAAAACCTGGAGTACGGTTATGAAGGTTATGAGGATTACTATAGCTTATGCTTTATCACGTCTGGGTCCAGGGGCTGCCTTTATACTTGGGAAGACTTGAACGATATCGGTTTTTCCCGAAATGGAGTTTGTCCAAGCGGATACCACGTGCCCTCTAAGGAAGACTGGAATTTGCTGATAGAAACTGCTGGTGGCTATCAATACGCAGGCATTGCGCTCCAGGCGGATGATGGTTTTTCAAAAGACTCTTATAGTTTTTCTGTCTATCCGTCGGGTTACTACGATTCCGATGCTTCTTATATTAGGGATCGATATTCATTATCGAATGAAATTGCACCGTTCTGGACGTCGACCAGGGTGGAATATAGCAATAGCAACGCGTTCTCAGTATTGTTCAATAAAGGTTCATCAGACGTCAGTATCCGTAAGGCCGTTGTTTCTGATGGTTATGCCGTTCGTTGCCTGAAGGATTGA